The proteins below are encoded in one region of Takifugu rubripes chromosome 1, fTakRub1.2, whole genome shotgun sequence:
- the sost gene encoding sclerostin — protein MQVSLVLLVSSSALVLLQGCCTAARGWKVLKNDATEILPDYRERSPHEPMTQAANSSSNGGNRAKSGGRSTSSVTYSASELSCRELRSTRYVTDGSCRSAKPIKELVCSGQCLPAHLMPNTIGRGKWWRSNTSEYRCIPAHSRTRRIQLQCPNGNTRTYKIRIVTSCKCKRFRAHHNQSEAKEVLRRQRSKKRTSQGRSKNNTPLIDNSY, from the exons ATGCAGGTGTCTCTGGTCCTCCTCGTGTCCAGCTCTGCGCTCGTGCTGCTGCAGGGATGCTGCACCGCCGCGCGCGGATGGAAGGTGCTGAAGAACGACGCCACAGAGATTTTACCGGACTACCGGGAGCGGAGTCCGCACGAGCCGATGACGCAGGCGGCGAACAGCAGCAGTAACGGCGGGAACCGCGCGAAGAGCGGCGGGAGAAGCACGAGCTCGGTGACCTACA GTGCCTCGGAGCTGAGCTGCAGGGAGCTGCGTTCCACCCGCTACGTCACCGATGGATCTTGCCGCAGCGCCAAACCCATCAAGGAGCTGGTGTGCTCGGGCCAGTGCCTGCCAGCGCACCTCATGCCCAACACCATCGGCCGCGGCAAGTGGTGGCGGAGCAACACCTCGGAGTACCGCTGCATCCCGGCTCACTCCAGGACCAGGAGGATCCAGCTGCAGTGCCCCAACGGCAACACTCGGACTTACAAAATCCGCATAGTGACCTCCTGCAAGTGTAAGCGGTTCAGGGCTCACCACAACCAGTCGGAGGCCAAGGAGGTCCTGAGGAGGCAGCGGAGCAAGAAGCGCACGTCTCAAGGACGGAGCAAAAACAACACGCCTTTGATTGACAATTCATACTGA